A genomic stretch from Coffea arabica cultivar ET-39 chromosome 10c, Coffea Arabica ET-39 HiFi, whole genome shotgun sequence includes:
- the LOC140015723 gene encoding uncharacterized protein gives MTKNQDEIRKEITELGSVVRTFANRSDGLEQAVRIMEHRQESTEKTLKNLDQKYEGMMNMMAQMLARLNDKGKEVEGNSSDSSLMQKEDNRRKEEQKGARDRSESQGPRSFTRLPKVDLPSFTGENPREWIRKANKYFKINGVEEEMKPEVAELYFRDKADIWFHGVFGGREDIPWSELCNALCERFGDGTPEEAIEEFNKLMQTGSVADYLEKFEMLKAQVMPSLPHQQDCYYKTCFLSGLKEEIVTMVKLAKPKTLAEAVEAAKLQERNLRALQRIHKTPTYNPSYQKPQPKVPYQPKFPDKTPSYPKLPDKQISKTYSNHPNPQSQFKKLTPAELNYRRERGLCFKCSEPYTLGHLENELMEVSIHALAGGGKHKTIRIKGLVQGRAITALVDSGSTHCFVDEQLAKSLKLATQGETLTVRVANGEKLQSRNITKPVVWKMQGYEFSHQFNTLRLGGCDMILGVDWLARNSPMEFDFRKLSMKFRKGKQQVELKGEDSTIQLKLIRGSRLHKWTRKHTYGIMAQVCAVEDRESVQGPYPPVMEKLLQDFADVFQEPQGLPPTRSQDHCITLKEGAKPFQIRPYRCPYIQKTEIETLVQEMLHSGIIQLSSSPFASPVLLVKKKDGSWRFCVDYRQLNDLTVKNKFPMPLIDELLDELHGSKYFTKIDLRAGYFQIRVREEDIPKTAFRTH, from the exons atgactaaaaatcaGGACGAAATAAGGAAGGAGATCACTGAGCTAGGAAGTGTGGTTAGGACTTTTGCTAACAGGAGTGATGGTCTGGAGCAGGCTGTCAGGATCATGGAGCACAGGCAGGAGAGTACTGAAAAAACACTCAAAAACCTGGATCAGAAGTATGAAGGTATGATGAACATGATGGCACAAATGTTAGCAAGGTTAAATGACAAGGGAAAAGAGGTAGAAGGCAACAGCTCAGACTCCAGTTTGATGCAGAAAGAGGACAACAGAAGGAAGGAGGAGCAGAAAGGAGCCAGGGATAGATCTGAATCTCAGGGTCCTAGGTCTTTCACTAGGTTACCTAAGGTGGACCTGCCATCATTCACTGGGGAAAATCCCAGGGAATGGATCAGGAAGGCCAATAAGTACTTCAAAATCAATGGAGTGGAGGAGGAAATGAAGCCTGAAGTTGCAGAACTCTACTTCAGAGATAAGGCAGATATCTGGTTTCATGGTGTATTCGGTGGAAGGGAGGATATTCCTTGGAGTGAGCTCTGCAATGCACTATGTGAGAGGTTTGGAGACGGGACCCCTGAGGAAGCTATAGAGGAGTTCAACAAACTAATGCAGACAGGATCAGTAGCTGACTacttggagaaatttgaaatgCTCAAAGCCCAGGTAATGCCTTCCCTCCCTCATCAGCAGGATTGCTATTATAAAACATGTTTCCTAAGtggattaaaagaagaaatagtGACTATGGTAAAACTAGCCAAACCAAAAACACTGGCAGAGGCTGTGGAAGCTGCCAAACTACAGGAGAGGAACCTGAGAGCATTGCAGAGAATTCACAAGACCCCTACCTACAACCCCAGCTACCAGAAACCTCAGCCTAAAGTCCCATACCAGCCAAAATTCCCTGACAAAACCCCAAGCTACCCCAAACTACCTGACAAACAGATTTCCAAAACATACAGTAACCACCCCAATCCCCAGAGCCAATTCAAAAAACTCACCCCAGCAGAACTCAATTACAGGAGGGAAAGGGGGCTTTGCTTCAAATGTTCTGAACCATATACATTGGGGCAT TTGGAGAATGAACTCATGGAAGTATCTATCCATGCCCTGGCTGGAGGAGGTAAACATAAGACCATCAGGATCAAAGGGTTAGTTCAGGGAAGGGCCATTACTGCACTAGTTGACAGTGGCAGTACTCATTGCTTTGTTGATGAACAGTTGGCTAAAAGCTTGAAATTGGCAACACAGGGAGAGACTCTGACAGTTAGAGTGGCAAATGGGGAGAAACTTCAATCCAGAAACATTACCAAGCCTGTAGTATGGAAGATGCAGGGATATGAATTCTCACACCAGTTCAATACTCTAAGGCTGGGAGGGTGTGATATGATACTAGGAGTAGACTGGCTAGCCAGGAACAGCCCTATGGAGTTTGATTTCAGAAAATTAAGCATGAAATTTaggaaagggaaacaacaggTGGAGCTAAAGGGAGAGGACAGTACCATACAACTAAAACTCATAAGAGGAAGTAGGCTGCACAAGTGGACCAGGAAGCATACATATGGAATTATGGCACAGGTGTGTGCAGTGGAGGACAGGGAATCAGTACAAGGGCCATACCCACCAGTTATGGAGAAGCTACTGCAGGACTTTGCAGATGTTTTCCAGGAACCACAGGGACTTCCCCCTACTAGGAGCCAGGATCACTGCATTACTCTCAAGGAGGGAGCAAAGCCATTCCAGATCAGGCCATACAGGTGTCCCTATATTCAGAAGACAGAAATTGAGACACTGGTGCAGGAGATGCTACACTCTGGAATCATACAACTCAGCAGCAGCCCCTTTGCCTCACCAGTGTTGCTAGTCAAGAAAAAAGATGGATCATGGAGGTTTTGTGTGGATTACAGACAGCTGAATGACCTGACAGTGAAAAACAAGTTCCCCATGCCACTTATTGATGAACTGCTGGATGAGTTGCATGGCTCCAAGTATTTCACCAAAATCGACCTCAGAGCTGGATACTTCCAGATAAGAGTAAGGGAGGAGGACATTCCAAAAACAGCTTTCAGAACACACTAG
- the LOC113715108 gene encoding protein SOB FIVE-LIKE 5 yields the protein MNASTSEYSGGCESGWTMYFDQLSTSADQCNRSMPLGFDCRSKGVYVNEDDEDENSSMLSDASSGPPHFHQDEDSSEETRYNSTISASEVNKGKHKKKAKEHRKTQQNFHLDDTASSPAQSFSKNNALLTDDKYLIEHGSGISRGFSATQSKEKSVLRKHFGFLKPSHDRKS from the exons ATGAATGCATCAACTTCTGAATACAGCGGTGGATGCGAGTCTGGCTGGACCATGTATTTTGATCAACTTTCAACCTCTGCTGATCAATGCAACAGAAGCATGCCACTTGGCTTTGATTGCAGAAGCAAAGGAGTGTATGTCAATGAGGATGATGAAGACGAGAATTCCTCCATGCTGTCTGATGCATCATCTGGCCCTCCACATTTCCATCAGGATGAAGACAGTTCTGAAGAAACCAGATACAATTCCACTATTTCGGCCTCAGAGGTAAACAAGGGCAAgcacaaaaagaaagcaaaagagcACAGGAAGACCCAACAGAATTTCCATCTTGACGATACTGCTAGCTCCCCTGCCCAGAGCTTCTCCAAG AACAATGCCCTTCTTACAGATGATAAATATCTAATCGAGCACGGTTCAGGCATCTCTCGAGGCTTTTCTGCAACACAATCCAAG GAAAAGTCTGTACTGAGGAAGCATTTTGGATTTCTGAAGCCTTCGCATGACAGGAAAAGCTGA
- the LOC113714829 gene encoding U-box domain-containing protein 30-like has product MPMYQPSSRGREGFEVSGGGQVLDLETAVKDGILGGGGGVVHSCATGEKFDLKKMIEELDSIEIPSVFICPISLEPMQDPVTLCTGQTYERSNILKWFSLGHFTCPTTMQELWDDSITPNSTLYQLIYSWFTQKYLAMKKRSEDVQGRALELLETLKKVKGQARVQALKELRQVVSAHDSAKKTVVDNGGVALLSSLLGPFTTHAVGSEAIGILVNLDFSSDAKTNLRQPAKVSLMVDILNEGSIDTKINCTKLIETLIDGEDFESEIVSSLSLLVGVLRLVKDKRHPNGVLAGLRLLKMICSHESVRNSVVSIGAVPQLVELLPTLNPECLELALYVLEALCTLPEGGLALKNCPSAIPAIVKLLMKVSESCTHFALSILWAVCKLAPEECAALAVDAGLAAKLLLVIQSGCNPVLKQRSAELLKLCSLNYTATLFISKCKLTRTIQ; this is encoded by the coding sequence ATGCCTATGTACCAGCCATCTAGTAGGGGGAGGGAGGGGTTTGAGGTGAGTGGGGGTGGGCAGGTATTGGATCTGGAAACTGCAGTCAAAGATGGGATCttgggtggtggtggtggggtgGTTCATAGTTGTGCTACTGGGGAAAAATTTGATCTGAAGAAGATGATTGAGGAGCTGGATTCAATTGAAATTCCATCAGTTTTCATTTGTCCCATCTCTCTAGAGCCAATGCAAGATCCTGTGACCCTTTGCACAGGGCAAACTTATGAGAGATCCAACATCCTCAAGTGGTTCTCTTTGGGGCACTTCACTTGCCCCACCACAATGCAGGAGCTTTGGGATGACTCAATAACCCCAAATAGTACCCTTTACCAGCTCATTTACAGCTGGTTTACTCAGAAGTACCTTGCTATGAAGAAGAGGTCTGAGGATGTGCAAGGAAGGGCTTTGGAGCTCTTGGAGACTCTGAAGAAAGTTAAAGGTCAAGCTAGAGTTCAAGCTTTGAAAGAGTTGAGGCAAGTTGTTTCTGCTCATGATTCAGCCAAGAAAACAGTTGTGGATAATGGTGGGGTTGCTCTGCTTTCTTCACTATTAGGCCCTTTTACCACACATGCTGTTGGGTCAGAGGCGATTGGGATTTTGGTGAATTTGGATTTTAGTTCAGATGCGAAGACGAACTTGAGACAACCAGCTAAGGTTTCGTTAATGGTAGACATATTGAATGAGGGTTCGATTGATACGAAAATCAATTGCACTAAATTGATTGAAACACTGATCGACGGGGAGGATTTTGAGTCCGAAATCGTGTCAAGCTTGAGTCTTTTGGTGGGAGTACTTAGATTAGTTAAGGATAAGAGACATCCGAATGGGGTGTTGGCTGGCCTTAGATTGCTGAAAATGATTTGCTCACATGAATCCGTGAGGAACTCGGTGGTAAGCATTGGGGCTGTTCCTCAATTGGTGGAGTTGTTACCCACTTTGAATCCCGAGTGCTTAGAATTGGCACTCTATGTTCTCGAAGCGTTATGTACCCTTCCAGAGGGTGGTCTGGCTCTAAAGAATTGTCCTAGTGCTATCCCCGCCATTGTGAAGCTATTGATGAAGGTGTCAGAGAGCTGTACTCACTTTGCCTTGTCGATTTTGTGGGCAGTTTGCAAGCTTGCTCCAGAGGAATGTGCTGCACTTGCTGTTGATGCAGGTCTAGCGGCAAAGTTGCTTCTTGTCATTCAGAGCGGTTGCAATCCAGTTCTGAAGCAACGCTCGGCAGAGCTCTTGAAGCTATGTAGTCTAAATTATACAGCTAcccttttcatttcaaaatgtAAACTTACAAGAACAATACAATGA